The following proteins are encoded in a genomic region of Sulfurospirillum arsenophilum NBRC 109478:
- a CDS encoding phosphoethanolamine transferase yields MQFKLTSSRLTVIVALFLVLADNISFFKHVTQVYELSISNLGFLISLGVFLASVITLFVTLLSSRYTLKPLLIALVLIASLTNYFMNTYNVILDESMIQNAVETNINESMDLINLKLLGYLFFLGVIPSFIIYRLPVAYGSFKKEVWGKVKSIGIALILIAVILFAFNRFYTSFFREHKPLRYYTNPTFCLYSAGKYVYNSFYQKETTLKQIGLDAKKIESSSRKLTIVVVGEAARANRFSLNGYERPTNPLLQKEDIINFSNLYSCGTSTAISVPCMFSGLERKNYTDKEAKARENVIDVLKRSGTSILWRDNNSDSKGVALRVDYQDYKTSQNNTLCEDECRDEGMLVGLQEYVNAQKGDIVIVLHQMGNHGPAYYKRYPKAFEKFTPTCQTNQVEKCSAEEIGNAYDNAILYTDYFLSKTITFLKQNDQNFQTAMIYMADHGESLGEKGLYLHGIPYFMAPDEQTHVGALMWFGAKSKERINTQAIAQKASQEYSHDNLFHTILGVMGIQTALYDPTKDILIYQQK; encoded by the coding sequence ATGCAATTTAAACTAACCAGTTCTAGGCTAACGGTGATCGTAGCACTTTTCTTAGTGCTTGCCGATAATATATCTTTTTTTAAGCACGTGACACAAGTTTATGAGCTTTCTATTTCAAATCTTGGCTTTTTGATTTCATTAGGAGTTTTTTTAGCATCTGTTATTACGTTGTTCGTGACCCTACTGAGTTCTCGTTATACCCTTAAACCACTTTTGATAGCGTTGGTTTTGATTGCCTCATTGACGAACTATTTTATGAATACTTACAATGTAATTCTTGATGAATCAATGATTCAAAATGCAGTGGAAACGAACATTAATGAGTCCATGGATCTTATAAATCTGAAGCTTTTGGGTTATTTATTCTTTTTAGGTGTTATACCTTCTTTCATAATTTATCGCCTACCCGTTGCTTATGGAAGTTTCAAAAAAGAGGTTTGGGGAAAAGTAAAAAGTATAGGTATAGCACTTATACTCATTGCGGTCATCCTTTTTGCCTTTAATCGTTTTTACACTTCGTTTTTTAGAGAACATAAGCCTTTGCGCTATTACACCAATCCAACTTTCTGCCTTTATTCGGCGGGTAAATATGTCTATAACAGTTTTTATCAAAAAGAGACAACCCTAAAGCAAATTGGATTAGATGCTAAAAAAATAGAAAGTAGTAGCCGTAAATTGACGATTGTCGTCGTTGGTGAAGCTGCACGAGCAAATCGTTTTTCACTCAATGGATACGAAAGACCAACAAATCCTTTGTTGCAAAAAGAAGATATTATCAATTTTTCTAATCTCTATTCATGTGGGACATCAACGGCTATTTCAGTGCCATGTATGTTTTCTGGATTAGAGCGTAAAAATTATACCGACAAAGAAGCAAAAGCACGTGAAAATGTCATTGATGTACTTAAACGTAGTGGTACAAGTATCTTATGGCGTGACAATAACTCTGACTCAAAGGGTGTTGCATTAAGAGTAGACTATCAAGATTATAAAACGAGCCAAAACAATACGCTATGTGAAGATGAGTGCCGTGATGAAGGGATGCTCGTGGGGCTTCAAGAGTACGTTAATGCTCAAAAAGGTGATATCGTAATCGTCCTGCATCAGATGGGTAATCATGGACCAGCGTATTATAAACGCTACCCTAAAGCTTTTGAAAAATTTACTCCGACGTGTCAAACCAATCAAGTTGAAAAATGCAGTGCAGAAGAGATTGGCAATGCGTATGACAATGCCATTTTATATACTGATTATTTTCTCTCTAAAACCATTACCTTTTTAAAACAAAATGACCAAAATTTTCAAACAGCTATGATTTATATGGCAGATCATGGTGAATCTTTGGGTGAAAAAGGGCTTTATTTGCATGGTATTCCTTACTTTATGGCACCGGATGAGCAGACACATGTAGGCGCACTTATGTGGTTTGGTGCAAAAAGTAAAGAGCGTATTAATACACAGGCTATTGCACAAAAAGCATCACAAGAATACTCACATGATAATCTTTTTCATACTATTTTAGGTGTGATGGGTATTCAAACAGCGCTCTATGATCCGACAAAAGATATACTAATATACCAACAAAAATAA
- a CDS encoding diacylglycerol kinase has protein sequence MRNQPKYHFFKNTTYAINGLKDMIANETSFKIELVLVLILLPILCVLPLDLLYKLVMFIALVGIPMAEAINSAIERVTDLVTLEYHEMAGRAKDAGSAVVFLSIVIFVVVWGFGLIHAYM, from the coding sequence GTGAGAAACCAACCTAAATATCACTTTTTCAAAAATACAACGTATGCGATTAATGGACTCAAAGATATGATTGCGAATGAGACCTCGTTTAAAATAGAGTTGGTGCTCGTACTCATTTTACTTCCTATTTTGTGTGTACTTCCATTGGACCTTTTGTATAAATTGGTAATGTTTATTGCGCTTGTGGGGATTCCTATGGCAGAAGCGATTAACAGTGCGATTGAACGTGTGACTGATTTGGTCACTTTAGAATATCACGAGATGGCAGGACGCGCCAAAGATGCAGGCAGTGCCGTTGTTTTTTTAAGTATTGTGATTTTTGTCGTTGTCTGGGGATTTGGTTTGATTCATGCTTACATGTAA
- a CDS encoding c-type cytochrome: MKKVLFLVSLVYATSIFAADAETLFKTCATCHGAKAEKSALNKSQIIAGWDAAKITAALNGYKEGTYGGPLKGTMTPQVKNLSADDIKALAGYISTIK, encoded by the coding sequence ATGAAGAAAGTATTGTTTTTGGTAAGTCTTGTATATGCTACTTCCATTTTTGCAGCAGATGCAGAAACACTTTTTAAAACCTGTGCGACCTGTCACGGGGCAAAAGCGGAAAAATCAGCACTCAATAAATCGCAAATTATTGCGGGTTGGGATGCTGCTAAAATCACAGCTGCGCTTAATGGTTACAAGGAAGGTACGTATGGTGGTCCATTAAAAGGAACCATGACACCTCAAGTCAAGAATTTAAGTGCTGATGACATTAAAGCACTTGCAGGGTACATCTCTACGATCAAATAA